The Triticum aestivum cultivar Chinese Spring chromosome 4B, IWGSC CS RefSeq v2.1, whole genome shotgun sequence sequence caagatagaGACGCTCGCCCGGTttggattatcaatagtcgaggtaatggcgacttccatagcgcgaggggttcagccgcttcaatacagacgATTTCCCATGTGGCACtgtaatggggaagatgacgcctcccgctgcagtcggaagggtccggacacccttGCCGCTTTGACCAAAATACTGGCCGAACTATGCAAAGGGGAGAAAAAGGAATTCGCTTGTATTAAGCgtcgggatggattctccatgtacaatcctcctagccgGGTAAGTTTTAATCCCACTACCCTTCTTATTCTGCTCCTAGAGTTGCTTTCCATAGACATTAACTCacccatttgtaacaggaatggcgaaaaaTCACCAAGGAGCTCAAGAGCCCTGCACCACAACCAGAAGACCACAATCGGGACCTCGAccccggattcaaagaggatccggatatatttgtggagcttgaagacggggtgttttaccaggcaagccaTGATGGCacaactgagggagtcccggattatggggtcctcggatagccggactattgaTGTGAGACAGGCTgttaggctatgaagatacaagacagaagacttcgtcccatgtccggatgggactctccttggcgtggaaggcaagcttggcgatcgatatgaagattcctttctctgtaaccaactttgtacaaccctagtcccctccagtgtctatataaaccagagggcttagtccgtagaggcatacCTATACACAATCGTagtcctcataggctagacttctagagtttagccattacgatcttgtggtagatcaactcttgtaatactcatatcatcaagatcaattaagcagaaagtagggtattacctccatagagagggctcgaacctgggtaaacatcgtgtcccccgcctcctattaccatcgaccttagacgcacagttcgggaccccctacccgagatccgccggttttgacaccgacaggcatcgatcctatccctcccaattttctgccgacccatacCCGAACCACCATGGTTCGgtttttttattgatgtgcatagctaggatcattgcaagatcctcctcctctttcaTATCAAATTCTTCTTGAAAGAATCATATgatgaactcatctacaatgttcaatttaAACTAGGGTAtaaaaactacaaacaacatgcatcaggttcatgtaaaaaatgcgaagttgaagcaatacataccttgcgggCGTTTTGTTGAATATCTTGCGGGCGCCAAGCGGCAGTGGTCGGCCGGGCGCTGTTCGTCAGTGGACTGTCGCACGCGAGGGGCGGCGGTGACTAGAGGGAGACGGAAGAAGCAGCGGCAGCGCGGGGATAGGCCgggaagcgccggaacggtcgccgGAAGAAATGGagtggcgcgggcggcggtggcgccaGCGGCTGGATGGAGTAGGTGAAGTTGCGAGCGGGCGCTCGAGTGTCCAGCGCACGAAAGCGGGCGCAGCAAATAAACGGCGCGCGATGGCATTTTGCCCGCGCGCTGAACTAGTTATGCCGCGCGCTCGTTTTTTGCGCCTTTATTGAAGTGCCCGGAGTGGTAGCGCGTGCAAAAAGAATTAATTTTTCAGCGCGGCGCTTATTTAGCACGTCTGTTGGAGATCTCTAAATGTGAGGTCCGATTGATCAAACATTTTTGACCGGGCGGATGTTGAGGAGTTTACGGAGGAAATAGGGTCCGGCAGATGCTGAGAAAGGATATTCTCCGGCATCCAGATTCGCATCGGCACAAACATCCAGATTCGAATCGGACGGTGAAACCGTACTACTACCGCCGTTCGGCACGAACAGCTTTAACCTCGCGCGCGCCACGTATGCACCCGGTCCAGAGGACCACGGGGAACGACAGGTAGGGCCGGTGCACGCGTTGGCACTGGACCCGCGCCACGCCCCCCTCGCCTCAGCCCGGCATCGTCTTCTCCTCCCAGCCCCTCCCCCCCATCCTCGTCACATCTGTGCTCGCGAAGCCGCCGCGCGCGCGTACAAATACCCGGCGGAGGAAACGGCGAGGGGCCACCAAACCCTAAAaccccgcgcctccgtctccgccACGCGCCTGCCTCACCATGGCGGCCGTACAGCGCCTGCTCCGCGCCGcggcgtcgtcctcctcctcctccgccgccgccgcggcgggcAGGAGGCGCATGGCGACGTCGCTGGCGCCCGAGCAGACGCCCGCGGGGGCGCCGGCCTTCCCGTTCGCCGGGGCGGAGAGGAGGCGCCGGCCGGCGCACGAGAGGAACGTGCAGTGGGTCTTCCTCGGCTGCCCCGGCGTCGGCAAGGGCACCTACGCCAGCCGCCTCTCCCGCCTCCTCGGCGTGCCCCACATCGCCACCGGCGACCTCGTCCGCGACGAGCTCGCCTCCACCGGCCCGGACGCCGTGCAGGTGACTGCCCCTCCCCCCATTTCCCTCTCCGCTGGTTTccagatcccgatctggatctctGGATCGGGATTCGCGGCTTGTTTCTGCTATGTTTTATATATCACAGATCAGTAGAGATGTGCCTAATTGTGGTGTGGTGGCCTTGCTCTAAGTGATTCACGATTATTATTTTAGCTGTGAAGTAGGACCCGAATGGTTTTCATTTAGATCTAGAGGTAAATATTAttgcctccgtttcaaattacttgtcttagatttttgTAGATACGGATGTACGTAACACCTTATCTAGGCAactctaagacaagtaattcgggaagGGGGGAGTATGATTTTGTACTGAACATTCAGACTTAATCGTCAGGATCTTGTCGGGGACTGCTTGAACTTGAGTTGGACACGATATGCCATTTGAACTCAGCGCATGCTATTGCGATCCATTTCGCCTACATTGCAGACCTGAGATCGTAATTTGGTGGAACTTTTGCATCTTCTATAGATGTAGATGGATAACGAAAATGCCAAGCAAAAGTAGAGTAATATTGTTTTTGAATTATAGGATGGTGTTTCAGGGATGATTCTGCCTTTGGCTATTTTATTCCAGTTGGAAAAGTATAGCAGCCTATTCACTGAAAAAACGTTCTGATACTTCCAATTTGGATAGCATAGCAGGCTATTCACTAGGACTTTTTCTAATACGTCCAATCCTGAATAGACAGGAAGAGTAAAACATATACTTATCCTATTGTTTGCCCCAGAGTCTATTGCTAAGGTGGTTACAGACCATGAATGCATCATTCTTATTTAATCTATGGCAATAATTCATGCACTGGAAGGCCCTTTTTTATGTGTCTTCACATGGAAGCTGCATGATCGTGCTATATTAGCTTTGCTCTTTATCTGACTATCCTTTTGTTTTCCTTTGGAAATGACATGGTTGGTTTTTTGTTTGCAGCTTAAGGAAATTGTTAATCAAGGAAAGCTGGTTTCTGATGAAATTATCATCAATCTTTTATCTAAACGGCTTAAGAAAGGAGAAGAGAAGGGCGAATCAGGATTTATTCTTGATGGTTTTCCACGCACTGTAAATCAAGCGGTGAGGGATTTTTTACATATCACGAGTCATTTCTGCCTTGTTTATTCCTTCTGCCTGGTAGGGAGAACTTGGTGATTGGATTCCATCTATTTTAATTAGTTGTTTTCCTGCCGGCTTGATATACAGAAGTGCAATGCAATATATCTAAAAATCTTTATTTAGAGGTGTGATTGCATGAGTACTTTCTGCTTAGCTTGCTGATATATAACGCTTTGATTAACTGGCTGTCTCAAGCAAAAGCTGCAATCAGATAATCTTTGATGGTTGTTTACTTAATCATGATGGTCCAAACTAATAATGTTTTCTGCCATATGCCTTGCTTAGGAAATTCTTGATGGGGTTACAGACATTGATATGGTGGTTAATCTGAAGTTGAGAGAAGATATTATAGTACAGAAGTGCCTTGGTAGACGTATTTGTGGCCAATGTGGTAAGAACTTCAATTTGGCCTGCATTGATGTCAAGGCCGAAAATGGGCTACCACCGATCTACATGTCACCATTGTTACCCCCCAATAACTGCATGTCGAAGCTTCTTACTCGAGATGATGACACTGAAGAGGTTGTTAGAAATCGCCTACGGATCTACAACCAAATGGTATTGCACTCTCTGCTTTTCCACTGTCGCTACATAATTCCTTGCTGTTTACTCCAGCTAGTTAAATTTAGTTCCTGAAGCATACGGTTCTTGCACTCTGTTAATGTGCCAAGCAGCACCAGTAGCGCTACATTGTTGCATACTTATGGAACTGTATTCACAAGTAGCATTTTGTCTTTTCAGAGTCAACCTGTGGAGGATTTCTACCAGAAGCAGGGGAAGGTTCTCGAGTTCGATTTACCTGGAGGAATCCCTGAATCTTGGCCAAAGCTGCTCGATGTTCTGAATCTCGAGGACCAGCAGGAGATGAAGTTGGCCGCGGCGTAAGTCCTGCCCGTGGGACATACCTTACATAGTCCAAAGCATACCATACATTTTTTCAATAATGGAAAAGGGATAAAAAACTCTTGTTTCCATAGATATGTGTGCCTTTGTGAGCGTAATTTTTTGACCACTAGCGAGCTGTTTATTCCCGCCGGCGTTTTCGCGAGCCGGTGCTATGTAACGATCATAACGATATTTTGATCTTGACTTTTTTGAGTGAGCGGTTTGTGGTGCGTAAGGACACCATGTAATGTTGATTCAAAGATGAAGAGTGATAGACCGTCGTCTGTGCTTTTTACATTCCGATTCTGATGATAAGCTTGTCGCGTTGGGAGATTAGGTCAGCGGAGCATGTTATACTAGTTAACCCTGTGAATAGTTTCACATCCAGACCAAAGCCAGAGCAGCCCATATGACTACACACACAGGATCCAAACCAAATCCAAAAGAATTCAGCTAGAACCCAAACCAAACCAAACTGTAGTTTTTTCAACCCAATCCAATCCAAACCATTCCTCAATTTCCGATTGAATCCACAAACTCAAACCATGGACAAATTGGTACATCTTCTAAACTGCGCTAGTACAGCTTGTATGCAATTTTGTACAGGCTAATCTCAAATTTTATACGTGGAGTAATGAGAGGGAGGTGCCTACACTTACAAAGATTGATAGGGCGTTTGTCTCAATAGATTGGGAACTTGATCATCCCGACAGCCTATTGCAAGCGCTGTCGACGGCCTCGTCTGACCATTGCCCTCTATATCTATCCTTGGAGGAGCGCATGGAATCGAAGAGAAGGTTTCGGTTCGAATTATTCTGGACAAAACTGGAGGGATTTCTGGAGGTGGTCCAACAGGCATGGACTTGTGAACCTACGATTGTGGACCCGTACCATAGGTTGGACGTCCTCTTGAGAAACACGGCTCGTGCGCTAACCTCGTGGGGCCAAAAGAAAGTGGGAAATATCAAGCTACAACTTGGGGTGGCCAAGTTGGTCATTCTCAAATTGGACTCTGCGCAGGGTGTGGGGTTGCTTTCTCCGGGTGAGAGGTGGCTGCGAGGCATGCTCAAACAACTGGTTCTTGGTCTCGCCTCGCTTGAAAGGACTATTGCCCGTCAGAGATCAAGGATACGTTGGCTCGCAGATGGGGATGCCAACACCAAGTTGTTCCACTTAGTAGCCAATGGCAGGAAGACGAAGAACTTCATTCCGCCATTGTTGTTGATGGCCAGACGGACCAAAGAGAAAAGGAGGAGGCCTTTCTCCAAGCTTACAGAGCTATGCTGGCTGAAAGCACAACTAGAGACCACACGTTAGATTTGGAGGCGCTCAACATACGGCAAGTTGATCTAGCTGAGCTGGATCGCCCTTTCACGGAGGAGGAAGTTTGGGCGGTTATCAAGGATATGCCTAAGGATCGTGCCCCGGGACCGGATGGATTCATTGGAGTGTTCTTCCATATGGCTTGGGATATTATCAAAGATGATGTGATGGCGGTGCTACACAAGTTAGTCCTTAATAATGGCCGTGGCTTTGGTCGGCTTAATCAGGCTCTAATCACTCTCATTCCAAAGAACCCGGAAGCATGTAGTGTTAATGACTTCAGACCTATCAGCTTGGTGCATTGCTTTCCTAAGTTGGCCTCAAAGTTGATGGCTAGCAGGGTGTGCCCGCGGATGGGAGAGCTGGTGAGCATTAACCAGTCTGCTTTCATTCGTGGTAGGAACCTCCATGACAACTTTTTGCTTGTCAGGCACATGGCAAGAAGATTGCACCAAAGGAAAGCTAAGGGTGTTTTACTCAAGTTGGATATCGCTCGAGCTTTTGATTCCGTATCTTGGCCTTTGAGGTGCTTCGTGCTAAGGGCTTCCCGGAGAGATGGCTCGATTGGTTGGCAACCATGCTCATTACTGCCAGCTCGAGGATCGTGGTGAATGGGTGTCTGACGGACAAATTCAGGCATGCTTGTGGCCTTAGACAGGGAGACTCGATCTCTCCGCTGCTTTTCGTTATTGCTATGGAGACCCTCACGGAGATCATAATCAAGGCGCATGAGCTCAGAGTTTTGGAGAACTTGAATGGTTGCAAGCCCTTGCAAAGGTTATCGCTATATGCAGATGACGTGGTACTCTTCATTAGACCTTCTCGGAAAGATATTGCTTTTGTCAAGGAAGTACTCATGATCTTTGGAAAGGCCTCAGGATTGCAAGTTAACTTTTCCAAGTCTTCAGCAATTCTGATCCGGGGAGAGGAGCAGGACGAGGAGGTGGTCAGAAGCGTGCTACAGTGGAAGATTGACCACTTCTCGTGTAAATATCTGGGTCTACAGCTTGGGATCAAACAATTGACTCGTTTTGAATGGCAATGCATGGTGGATGGAGCGCTCAAAATCTTGCCAGGATGGCAAAGAGGCCTGGTTACATGTCCGGGAAGGCTGATTCTTGTGCAACAAGTGATGAGGGCGCGTCCCACGCATCACCTAATTGTGGCGGAGGCACCGAAGTGGGCGATCGAGAAAGTGGATCAGGGCTGTCGTGCGTTCTTTTGGGCTGGTTCTGATGCCTTCAGTGGCGGGAAGTGCACAGTATCTTGGCGGAGAGTGTGTCGCCCTAAACAGCTGGGTGGTTTGGGCATTTTGGACCTCAGTAAACACGGTCTTGCCCTTCGGTTGAGATGGGAATGGCTACGCAGGCTGGACGATAGCAGGTCATGGCAAGGATTGAATCTCACAACTGATAAACAGGTCCACCACAGTTCAATAGCCTGGTGAAGTGGGAGATCGGAGACAGCACGAGAATTCTATTTTGGAAGGACAGATGGGTGCAAGGTTACACGATCACTGAGATGGCCCCTGGCCTGGTAGCTAAGG is a genomic window containing:
- the LOC123093588 gene encoding probable adenylate kinase 1, chloroplastic, giving the protein MAAVQRLLRAAASSSSSSAAAAAGRRRMATSLAPEQTPAGAPAFPFAGAERRRRPAHERNVQWVFLGCPGVGKGTYASRLSRLLGVPHIATGDLVRDELASTGPDAVQLKEIVNQGKLVSDEIIINLLSKRLKKGEEKGESGFILDGFPRTVNQAEILDGVTDIDMVVNLKLREDIIVQKCLGRRICGQCGKNFNLACIDVKAENGLPPIYMSPLLPPNNCMSKLLTRDDDTEEVVRNRLRIYNQMSQPVEDFYQKQGKVLEFDLPGGIPESWPKLLDVLNLEDQQEMKLAAA